The window AACGCCGCGATTGATCGCCGCGTCGGGACCACCTCCCGGACGATGGTGTCGCCCGTGGCTGTCAAGAAGGCCCGGGCCTCGCGAAGCGTGGGAACACTGGCATAACTCTCGCCCACGCCATCAACGCTCACGGGTCCGGCGCGGAATGCGTCATCGAGCAGGTACAGGCCCCCCGACCGCACCGAACGCCGGAGGACCGCCGGGGCCCGGTCCGCCCCAAACAGTCCCAACATGATCGCGACATCCGCGTACGGCCGAAGGCGTACTCGCTCAACGTCGCCTACCCGAAACGTGCACCGGCCGGAAACGCCTGCGGCCCCCGCTGCACGATCCGCCGCGGCAACGAACGGAGGCATGGCATCGACGCCCCGAACCCTGCACCCAAATGCCTGGGAAATGGCGACAGCCGCGGCCCCTTTGCCGCAGGCCAGATCGAGCACAAGGTCACCCTTCGAGACTCCGGCACGCTTGAGGATCGCCACCACCTGGCGCGGGCTGCTGCCGAGGGACCCGCACCCCTCGAACAACTCGGGCAGCACGCCAAGCAGCCGCGGCGGGGCGTCGACGGACGCTGCGGCACGTACAAGGAGAGACGAAGGCATTGGGTCGCGCAGTGTATTGGCTTATTCGGAAGCCACCCGACCGCCGGGAATGGCTGCCAGATCGGCAGGCTCCGGTGTGGTTGGGGCCACGGCGGCAACGGATGGCCGTGCGGGCCTGAGCGAGAGCGGGGTCCGAAGCTGGATTTGGGTCCTGCTCGGTTGGCACCCCGGTTGCATTGGTACGTGGCATGGGTGCGGATCGCCGCCCCCGCATCAGGGAGAAGTCGAATGGCATCAAGCAAGATCATTGGAATCGACCTCGGCACGACCAACTCCGTCGTCGCCGTCATGGAGGGGGGACAGCCCAAGGTCCTGATCAACTCTTCGGGGAACCGCATCACGCCCAGCGTGGTGGGCTTCACCGAGAAGAGCGAGCGGCTCGTCGGGCAGCCCGCCAAGCACCAGCAGGTCACCAACCCTAAGAACACGATCTTCTCGATCAAGCGGTTCATGGGCCGGCGCCACACGGAGGTCGAGTCCGAAGAGAAACTCGTCCCCTACCAGATCGTCGGCGAGCCGGAGGCGTTCGTGAAGGTCCGTGTGAACCAGGGGGAGTTCACACCGCAGCAGATCAGCGCGTTCATCCTCCAGGACTTGAAGAAGACGGCCGAGGATTACCTCGGCGAGAAGGTCGACCGCGCGGTCATCACCGTGCCCGCGTACTTCAACGATGCTCAGCGCCAGGCCACCAAGGACGCGGGCGAGATCGCCGGCCTCAAGGTTGAGCGGATCATCAACGAACCCACGGCCGCCGCGCTGGCGTACGGGCTGGACAA of the Phycisphaeraceae bacterium genome contains:
- a CDS encoding class I SAM-dependent methyltransferase, whose product is MPSSLLVRAAASVDAPPRLLGVLPELFEGCGSLGSSPRQVVAILKRAGVSKGDLVLDLACGKGAAAVAISQAFGCRVRGVDAMPPFVAAADRAAGAAGVSGRCTFRVGDVERVRLRPYADVAIMLGLFGADRAPAVLRRSVRSGGLYLLDDAFRAGPVSVDGVGESYASVPTLREARAFLTATGDTIVREVVPTRRSIAALNKSLYRVISRNARRLIARHPAMTDVLRAFLARQRAANRILLGPVRPALWLVRKS